A genomic window from Salvelinus namaycush isolate Seneca chromosome 5, SaNama_1.0, whole genome shotgun sequence includes:
- the LOC120047734 gene encoding tapasin-related protein-like isoform X2, with amino-acid sequence MLEMLLFGYLITSVSGQGGADVVLSCSLVEEGSGMGGMGGGALFSRTPATLVLRNLAVTPDLSPDTLTPFNPPAVPDPDNIILEAKVESPEIPEADLLLHADCNEQEVTCEISRYFPRNAKEGSTEPAYFIGSLQIEGGGLSLTFILQTLPLDQSDRPALMQSKLELPLSQSGTLLTEVVFLVFSRSESHSAPLGGVALLDCGFRQQAPPPGRELGLEWRLQHRGSGRKVLEIRAGQMEAEEGPAVHVEREGSSVDAALLVGQGNASLTLARLKVSDEGTYICTVSTGLYQAQQVIQLHVTQPPHVSLSEEKLVFWDELPQKLSCHCKNYYPLDVQMEWFSVSSTDSEPRVLSDQVSLSSHRQHSDRTMSISSHLTLHPSAFPPGTTVTCRVTHPALDTPLSLSLTVETPEPDSYWMVLGFLVITVLFFYQVMK; translated from the exons ATGCTTGAAATGCTGCTTTTTGGATATTTGATTACAAGCGTTTCTG GCCAGGGAGGAGCAGACGTGGTGCTGTCCTGTTCTCTGGTGGAGGAGGGTAGTGGGATGGGGGGAATGGGAGGTGGGGCTCTCTTCAGCCGCACCCCAGCAACGCTTGTCCTCAGAAACCTGGCCGTGACCCCTGATCTTTCACCTGATACTCTGACCCCCTTCAACCCTCCTGCTGTCCCCGATCCTGATAACATCATCTTGGAGGCTAAAG TTGAGTCTCCTGAGATCCCAGAGGCAGACCTGCTGCTCCACGCTGACTGTAACGAACAGGAAGTGACATGTGAGATCAGCCGCTACTTCCCTCGTAATGCCAAGGAGGGCTCCACAGAACCAGCCTATTTCATTGGCTCCTTGCAGATAGAGGGGGGTGGGCTCAGCCTCACATTTATCCTGCAGACACTGCCACTGGACCAATCAGATCGTCCAGCTCTCATGCAGAGCAAACTGGAACTCCCCCTCAGCCAATCAGGAACTTTGCTGACTGAGG TGGTGTTCCTGGTGTTCTCTCGCTCGGAGTCCCACTCCGCTCCTCTAGGGGGTGTGGCCCTCCTGGACTGTGGCTTCAGGCAGCAGGCCCCACCCCCAGGGCGGGAGCTGGGGCTTGAGTGGCGGCTGCAGCACAGAGGAAGTGGGAGGAAAGTGCTGGAGATTAGGGCGGGGCAGATGGAGGCAGAGGAGGGGCCAGCAG TACACGTGGAGAGGGAGGGTTCGAGCGTGGATGCCGCCCTGCTGGTGGGGCAGGGTAATGCGTCTCTGACTCTGGCCAGACTGAAGGTATCTGACGAGGGGACCTACATCTGCACCGTCAGCACTGGACTGTACCAGGCCCAGCAGGTCATACAGCTACACGTCACAC AACCTCctcatgtttctctctctgaggagAAGCTGGTATTTTGGGATGAGCTGCCCCAGAAACTGAGCTGCCACTGCAAGAACTACTACCCTCTGGATGTCCAG atgGAGTGGTTCTCCGTCTCATCTACAGACTCAGAGCCTAGAGTCCTATCTGACCAGGTGTCTCTCTCCAGCCATCGGCAGCACAGCGACAGGACCATGTCCATCTCCTCCCACCTCACCCTGCACCCCTCCGCCTTCCCCCCTGGAACCACGGTCACCTGCAGAGTGACCCACCCGGCCCtggacacacccctctccctcagcCTGACAGTAGAGACACCTGAGCCAG ATTCCTACTGGATGGTCCTGGGTTTTCTGGTTATAACTGTTCTGTTCTTCTACCAAGTGATGAAATAG
- the LOC120047734 gene encoding tapasin-related protein-like isoform X1, translating into MLKNRQLSFTFIQQSFSKFCNDAPASNAENNLERNRKNTRWKHGIYSSVFDKSIGQGGADVVLSCSLVEEGSGMGGMGGGALFSRTPATLVLRNLAVTPDLSPDTLTPFNPPAVPDPDNIILEAKVESPEIPEADLLLHADCNEQEVTCEISRYFPRNAKEGSTEPAYFIGSLQIEGGGLSLTFILQTLPLDQSDRPALMQSKLELPLSQSGTLLTEVVFLVFSRSESHSAPLGGVALLDCGFRQQAPPPGRELGLEWRLQHRGSGRKVLEIRAGQMEAEEGPAVHVEREGSSVDAALLVGQGNASLTLARLKVSDEGTYICTVSTGLYQAQQVIQLHVTQPPHVSLSEEKLVFWDELPQKLSCHCKNYYPLDVQMEWFSVSSTDSEPRVLSDQVSLSSHRQHSDRTMSISSHLTLHPSAFPPGTTVTCRVTHPALDTPLSLSLTVETPEPDSYWMVLGFLVITVLFFYQVMK; encoded by the exons ATGCTGAAAAATAGACAACTCTCTTTCACTTTCATTCAGCAAAGCTTCTCTAAATTCTGCAATGACGCACCTGCTTCGAACGCTGAAAACAACTTAGAACGCAATAGGAAAAACACACGCTGGAAACATGGCATCTATTCATCGGTGTTTGATAAATCAATAG GCCAGGGAGGAGCAGACGTGGTGCTGTCCTGTTCTCTGGTGGAGGAGGGTAGTGGGATGGGGGGAATGGGAGGTGGGGCTCTCTTCAGCCGCACCCCAGCAACGCTTGTCCTCAGAAACCTGGCCGTGACCCCTGATCTTTCACCTGATACTCTGACCCCCTTCAACCCTCCTGCTGTCCCCGATCCTGATAACATCATCTTGGAGGCTAAAG TTGAGTCTCCTGAGATCCCAGAGGCAGACCTGCTGCTCCACGCTGACTGTAACGAACAGGAAGTGACATGTGAGATCAGCCGCTACTTCCCTCGTAATGCCAAGGAGGGCTCCACAGAACCAGCCTATTTCATTGGCTCCTTGCAGATAGAGGGGGGTGGGCTCAGCCTCACATTTATCCTGCAGACACTGCCACTGGACCAATCAGATCGTCCAGCTCTCATGCAGAGCAAACTGGAACTCCCCCTCAGCCAATCAGGAACTTTGCTGACTGAGG TGGTGTTCCTGGTGTTCTCTCGCTCGGAGTCCCACTCCGCTCCTCTAGGGGGTGTGGCCCTCCTGGACTGTGGCTTCAGGCAGCAGGCCCCACCCCCAGGGCGGGAGCTGGGGCTTGAGTGGCGGCTGCAGCACAGAGGAAGTGGGAGGAAAGTGCTGGAGATTAGGGCGGGGCAGATGGAGGCAGAGGAGGGGCCAGCAG TACACGTGGAGAGGGAGGGTTCGAGCGTGGATGCCGCCCTGCTGGTGGGGCAGGGTAATGCGTCTCTGACTCTGGCCAGACTGAAGGTATCTGACGAGGGGACCTACATCTGCACCGTCAGCACTGGACTGTACCAGGCCCAGCAGGTCATACAGCTACACGTCACAC AACCTCctcatgtttctctctctgaggagAAGCTGGTATTTTGGGATGAGCTGCCCCAGAAACTGAGCTGCCACTGCAAGAACTACTACCCTCTGGATGTCCAG atgGAGTGGTTCTCCGTCTCATCTACAGACTCAGAGCCTAGAGTCCTATCTGACCAGGTGTCTCTCTCCAGCCATCGGCAGCACAGCGACAGGACCATGTCCATCTCCTCCCACCTCACCCTGCACCCCTCCGCCTTCCCCCCTGGAACCACGGTCACCTGCAGAGTGACCCACCCGGCCCtggacacacccctctccctcagcCTGACAGTAGAGACACCTGAGCCAG ATTCCTACTGGATGGTCCTGGGTTTTCTGGTTATAACTGTTCTGTTCTTCTACCAAGTGATGAAATAG
- the LOC120048709 gene encoding complement C1r-A subcomponent-like produces MDWTPPFIWLLCVSVCECWRLARSLPALHGVVQSPQFPQPYPAALSQQWDLSVPEGYQLQLSFTHLDIEPSADCYYDSLTVLYDKKVLAKFCGQENSADGHHPGNQPLLSPGNRLTLVLQTDDTNPEPHKHFGFSAHYQAKDIDECSAPDPEDGSGPLCSQLCHNTLGSYMCSCRHGYELRHDQQTCVLSCGRGIFDEPGGTLSSPGYPDPSPHGLACQYVISVEPGFIVNLNFTDSFHIEHIGTQNGPSCLYHWLQVSIPDKEPQKLCGGKIPGLMATNSYTVQLDYHTDWAGLSQGWSLQYTTQRVQCASPSSITNGRVTPNFPQYYYRDYIQVSCDPGYKLMMDGREIKSYASMCQKNGQWHLSLPECHIIDCGEPEALLNGGVRLISGSQNQHLSVIQYHCNEPFYSLLGGATVSYTCAADRTWRDNLDTPVIPSCIPVCGQPTMSISSFERIMGGDKAPDKTIPWQVMLSVDGGRAGAMVIGDRWIMTTAHNLVQQGKLVLKEKLRVFVGDNDAEKLAKLTPLGVASLHPHPEYKNPDNANYNHDIGLIKLQQPLTFHAAIMPLCLPPENAAYKSGQIGMVSGFGIKEDDIIANDLRYIRLPVVDGDACQDSVNKANAAMPTETIPVLTDNMFCAGVPEGGKDSCMGDAGGAYVLRDGSTKRFWAAGIVSWGVGCGQTGRYGVYTRVAKYISWINKTMEDNK; encoded by the exons ATGGACTGGACCCCTCCGTTCATCTG gctgctgtgtgtgtctgtgtgtgagtgttggCGGTTGGCCCGGTCCCTGCCAGCCCTACATGGGGTGGTCCAGTCCCCCCAGTTCCCCCAGCCGTACCCTGCTGCCCTGTCACAACAGTGGGACCTCAGTGTACCTGAGGGCTACCAGCTCCAGCTCAGCTTCACTCATCTGGACATCGAGCCGTCAGCCGACTGCTACTACGACTCACTCACG GTTTTATATGACAAGAAGGTCCTTGCAAAGTTCTGTGGTCAGGAGAATTCTGCTGATGGACATCACCCAGGCAACCAGCCACTCTTGTCTCCAGGCAACAGGCTCACCCTGGTCCTTCAGACAGACGACACGAACCCTGAGCCACACAAGCACTTCGGCTTCTCCGCCCATTATCAGGCCAAAG aCATAGATGAGTGTTCAGCTCCAGACCCTGAGGATGGTTCTGGTCCACTCTGCTCCCAGCTCTGCCACAACACCCTGGGCTCCTACATGTGCTCCTGTCGCCATGGCTACGAGCTCCGCCATGACCAGCAAACCTGTGTCT TGTCCTGTGGTAGGGGTATATTTGATGAACCAGGGGGGACTCTGTCCAGCCCAGGGTACCCTGACCCATCACCCCACGGCCTGGCCTGTCAGTACGTCATCTCTGTGGAGCCTGGGTTCATCGTCAACCTCAACTTCACTGACAGCTTCCACATAGAGCACATAGGCACCCAGAATGGACCCAGCTGCCTCTACCACTGGTTACAG GTGTCCATCCCCGACAAGGAACCCCAGAAGCTGTGTGGAGGGAAGATTCCTGGACTAATGGCCACTAACTCTTACACTGTCCAGCTAGACTACCACACTGACTGGGCTGGTCTGAGCCAGGGCTGGAGCCTGCAGTACACTActcaga GGGTGCAGTGTGCTTCACCCAGTTCTATCACCAATGGAAGAGTCACCCCAAACTTTCCCCAGTACTATTACAGAGACTACATCCAAGTCAGCTGTGACCCTGGCTACAAACTAATGATG gatggCAGAGAGATCAAGAGCTATGCCTCCATGTGTCAAAAGAATGGACAGTGGCACCTTTCCCTCCCTGAGTGCCACA TAATTGACTGTGGGGAACCTGAAGCATTGTTGAATGGAGGGGTAAGGTTAATATCTGGCTCTCAGAACCAGCACCTCTCCGTCATTCAGTACCACTGCAATGAACCTTTCTACTCACTCCTTGGAGGAGCAACTG TGAGCTACACTTGTGCAGCAGATAGAACATGGAGAGACAACCTTGACACCCCTGTCATTCCCTCATGTATCCCAG TCTGTGGTCAGCCCACAATGTCCATCTCAAGCTTTGAGAGGATCATGGGGGGAGACAAAGCCCCAGACAAAACCATCCCCTGGCAGGTGATGCTCAGTGTGGACGGAGGCAGAGCAGGGGCCATGGTGATCGGGGACCGCTGGATCATGACTACAGCTCATAACCTGGTGCAACAGGGAAAACTTGTGCTAAAGGAGAAACTTCGA GTTTTTGTGGGAGACAATGATGCAGAAAAACTAGCAAAGCTCACTCCTCTTGGTGTcgcctctctccacccccacccTGAATACAAAAACCCAGACAATGCAAACTACAATCATGACATCGGCCTGATAAAACTCCAACAACCACTCACATTCCACGCTGCCATCATGCCATTGTGTCTGCCACCAGAGAACGCTGCATACAAAAGTGGCCAGATTGG TATGGTGTCAGGCTTTGGCATCAAAGAAGATGATATCATTGCCAACGATCTCAGGTACATACGCCTACCAGTAGTGGACGGGGATGCGTGCCAAGACTCTGTCAACAAAGCAAACGCAGCAATGCCAACAGAGACGATCCCTGTTCTGACAGACAACATGTTCTGTGCCGGAGTACCTGAGGGGGGCAAGGACTCCTGTATGGGGGACGCTGGAGGGGCGTACGTCTTGAGGGATGGTAGTACTAAACGGTTTTGGGCTGCAGGTATTGTCAGTTGGGGTGTGGGTTGTGGGCAGACTGGTAGATATGGAGTGTACACCCGTGTGGCTAAATACATTAGCTGGATCAACAAAACCATGGAGGACAATAAGTAA